A single region of the Streptomyces caelestis genome encodes:
- a CDS encoding nucleotide sugar dehydrogenase: MPADLAVIGLGPYGLPLAQAAVTAGVATLGYRTGPEAGLLSPAEQRRMLSGGFRPTTNATELGRVRTAVICAPTPQGADGGLDLSRLEAAARTLAAHLRPHTTVILESPVYPGTTEGILRPLLEEGSGLRAGRDFHLAYSPSRVDPGNRDFTPANTPKVIGGLTPACTESAAAFYGRLTDKVVRARGPREAETVQLLETNYRHVNIALVNEMAVLCHDLGVDLWDVVRCAETKPFGFQAFRPGPGVGGHAVPQDLTAHGGRTLRMVELAQQVNSRMPGYVVQRAATLLNEHGKSARGARVLLLGVTYKPDLADLHGTPAQEIALRLMELGASVSYHDPHVPAWSVLDRPVPRVDSLYEAVADADLTILLQQHRTYDLQGLSVKAQLLLDTRGAAPTGAAHRL; encoded by the coding sequence ATGCCCGCAGATCTCGCCGTCATCGGACTCGGCCCGTACGGCCTGCCCCTGGCCCAGGCCGCCGTCACCGCCGGCGTCGCCACCCTCGGCTACCGGACCGGCCCCGAGGCCGGCCTTCTCAGCCCCGCTGAACAGCGCCGGATGCTCTCGGGGGGCTTCCGGCCGACCACGAACGCCACCGAACTCGGCCGGGTGCGCACCGCGGTCATCTGCGCACCGACCCCGCAGGGCGCGGACGGCGGACTCGACCTGAGCCGACTGGAGGCGGCCGCCCGCACCCTGGCCGCGCACCTGCGCCCGCACACCACTGTGATCCTGGAGTCCCCTGTGTACCCAGGGACCACAGAGGGAATCCTGCGTCCCCTCCTCGAAGAAGGATCGGGTCTGCGCGCGGGCCGCGACTTCCACCTCGCCTACTCCCCCAGCCGTGTCGACCCCGGCAACCGCGACTTCACCCCCGCCAACACCCCCAAGGTCATCGGCGGCCTCACCCCGGCCTGCACGGAGTCGGCCGCCGCCTTCTACGGACGGCTCACCGACAAGGTGGTACGCGCGCGTGGACCCCGCGAGGCGGAGACCGTGCAGCTCCTGGAGACCAACTACCGGCACGTCAACATCGCCCTCGTCAACGAGATGGCCGTCCTCTGCCACGACCTGGGCGTCGACCTGTGGGACGTCGTCCGCTGCGCGGAGACCAAGCCGTTCGGTTTCCAGGCCTTCCGCCCCGGCCCCGGCGTCGGCGGCCACGCCGTCCCGCAGGACCTGACCGCCCACGGCGGCCGCACCCTGCGCATGGTGGAACTGGCCCAGCAGGTCAACAGCCGGATGCCCGGCTACGTCGTCCAGCGCGCCGCCACGCTCCTCAACGAGCACGGCAAGTCGGCCCGGGGGGCACGCGTGCTGCTCCTGGGCGTCACCTACAAGCCCGACCTCGCCGACCTGCACGGCACCCCCGCCCAGGAGATCGCCCTGCGCCTGATGGAACTGGGCGCCTCGGTCAGCTACCACGACCCGCACGTCCCCGCCTGGAGCGTCCTGGACCGCCCCGTCCCCCGCGTGGACTCCCTTTACGAGGCGGTCGCCGACGCGGACCTGACCATCCTCCTCCAGCAGCACCGCACGTACGACCTGCAAGGCCTGTCAGTGAAGGCGCAGCTGCTGCTGGACACGCGGGGGGCGGCGCCCACGGGGGCGGCGCATCGGTTGTGA
- a CDS encoding glycerol-3-phosphate dehydrogenase/oxidase — protein sequence MRTATLGPAQRAESLASMAERELDVLVVGAGVVGAGTALDAVTRGLSTGLVEARDWASGTSSRSSKLIHGGLRYLEMLDFALVREALKERGLLLERLAPHLVKPVPFLYPLQHKGWERLYAGSGVAMYDAMSMARGHGRGLPMHRHLTRSHALRVAPCLKKDALVGALQYYDAQMDDARYVATLVRTAVAYGAKAANRARVTGFLREGERVVGAKVQDVEGGGEYEIRAKQVVNATGVWTDDTQGMVGERGRFHVRASKGIHLVVPRDRIHSTTGLILRTEKSVLFVIPWGRHWIVGTTDTDWDLDKAHPAASSADIDYLLEHVNSVLAVPLTRDDVQGVYAGLRPLLAGESDATSKLSREHTVAHPVPGLVVVAGGKYTTYRVMAKDAVDAAVHGLDMRVAECVTEDVPLLGAEGYRALWNARARIAARTGLHVVRVEHLLNRYGTMAEELLALIAEDPSLGEPLPAADDYLRAEIVYAASHEGARHLDDVLTRRTRISIETFDRGTRSARDAAELMAPVLGWDKDQIEREVQHYEKRVEAERESQRQPDDLTADAARLGAPDIVPL from the coding sequence GTGAGGACAGCGACACTCGGGCCGGCGCAGCGCGCCGAGTCACTCGCATCTATGGCCGAGCGCGAGCTGGACGTGCTGGTGGTGGGCGCAGGCGTGGTCGGTGCGGGCACCGCGCTCGACGCCGTGACCAGGGGCCTGTCCACGGGACTGGTCGAGGCGCGTGACTGGGCGTCCGGCACCTCCAGCCGGTCCAGCAAACTGATCCACGGCGGCCTGCGCTACCTGGAGATGCTCGACTTCGCGCTCGTACGGGAGGCCCTGAAGGAACGCGGCCTGCTGCTGGAGCGGCTCGCCCCGCATCTGGTGAAGCCCGTGCCGTTCCTGTACCCCTTGCAGCACAAGGGCTGGGAGCGGCTGTACGCCGGGTCGGGCGTCGCGATGTACGACGCCATGTCCATGGCCCGGGGTCATGGCCGGGGCCTGCCGATGCACCGCCACCTGACCCGCTCTCACGCCCTGCGCGTCGCGCCCTGTTTGAAGAAGGACGCGCTGGTGGGGGCGCTTCAGTACTACGACGCCCAGATGGACGACGCCCGGTACGTCGCGACGCTGGTGCGCACGGCGGTGGCGTACGGCGCGAAGGCCGCCAACCGCGCACGCGTGACGGGCTTCCTGCGCGAGGGCGAGCGGGTCGTCGGCGCGAAGGTGCAGGACGTCGAAGGCGGCGGCGAGTACGAGATCCGCGCCAAGCAGGTCGTCAACGCCACCGGCGTGTGGACGGACGACACTCAGGGGATGGTCGGGGAGCGCGGCCGGTTCCACGTCCGGGCGTCCAAGGGCATCCACCTGGTCGTGCCGCGCGACCGGATCCACTCCACGACCGGGCTGATCCTGCGCACGGAGAAGTCCGTGCTGTTCGTCATCCCCTGGGGCCGGCACTGGATAGTCGGGACCACGGACACCGACTGGGACCTCGACAAGGCCCACCCGGCCGCGTCCAGCGCGGACATCGACTACCTGCTGGAGCATGTGAACTCGGTGCTCGCGGTGCCACTCACGAGGGACGACGTCCAGGGCGTGTACGCGGGCCTGCGGCCGCTGCTCGCGGGCGAGTCGGACGCCACCAGCAAGCTGTCGCGCGAGCACACCGTGGCGCATCCCGTGCCCGGGCTCGTCGTCGTGGCGGGCGGCAAGTACACCACCTACCGGGTCATGGCCAAGGACGCGGTGGACGCGGCGGTGCACGGGCTCGACATGCGCGTCGCCGAGTGCGTCACCGAGGACGTGCCGCTGCTGGGCGCCGAGGGCTACCGGGCACTGTGGAACGCGCGGGCGCGGATCGCGGCCCGGACCGGACTGCATGTGGTGCGGGTGGAGCACCTGCTGAACCGGTACGGCACGATGGCCGAGGAACTCCTCGCGCTCATCGCCGAGGACCCGTCCCTGGGGGAGCCCCTGCCGGCGGCCGACGACTATCTGCGCGCCGAGATCGTCTACGCGGCCTCGCACGAGGGGGCGCGGCATCTCGACGACGTGCTGACCCGGCGTACGCGCATCTCCATCGAGACCTTCGACCGGGGCACGCGCAGCGCTCGCGACGCCGCCGAGCTCATGGCGCCGGTCCTCGGCTGGGACAAGGACCAGATCGAGCGCGAGGTCCAGCACTACGAGAAGCGGGTGGAGGCCGAGCGGGAGTCGCAGCGCCAGCCGGACGACCTGACGGCGGACGCGGCGCGGCTGGGGGCGCCGGACATCGTGCCGCTGTAG
- a CDS encoding serine/threonine-protein kinase yields MSEAERAGTSRQDTRQDNRERLLAGRYRLGKVLGRGGMGTVWRAEDETLGRTVAVKELRFPSNIDEEEKRRLITRTLREAKAIARIRNNSAVTVFDVVQEDDRPWIVMELVEGKSLAEVIREDGLLEPRRAAEVGLAILDVLRSAHREGILHRDVKPSNVLIAEDGRVVLTDFGIAQVEGDPSITSTGMLVGAPSYISPERARGHKPGPAADLWSLGGLLYAAVEGAPPYDKGSAIATLTAVMTEPLEEPKNAGPLKDVIHGLLTKDPAQRLDDAGARAMLNSVIRAPEPAEPEPMDATKVVPLPAQPDRSSRKGSSAGSGSKRGEEAGDRLRGALRSVRKAAAGTAGASAASRSESEGGAAASGPEGGKSGAGETGASVSKSGSASAPGAAAGAGERGAQGATTASGGRSSGWPVMPPPDLPPRPAPPRAPLTDVVPRRTLVIIAVVVALAVIGTVLAIALSGDDTGSKGAAGESGGKTVATASSSAGTKGDESDGTRTDGAATQPAPSRPASNSTPSDQGSGSSGGGKGTAAVSTHQGSQGYSIGLPKGWKYQSTGAAGDRFTGPDGQKLLIAWTSTPKGDPVADWKSQERYMQRAQYKKIRIEQVDYRGWNTADWEFTYVESGTRYRTIDRGFVVDDRQGYALMYTAKAADWDGELRKETWRTLTKTFEPKS; encoded by the coding sequence ATGTCGGAGGCGGAGCGGGCGGGCACATCTCGTCAGGACACTCGTCAGGACAACAGGGAGCGTCTCCTCGCGGGGCGTTACCGGCTGGGCAAGGTGCTCGGCCGCGGCGGCATGGGCACGGTGTGGCGGGCCGAGGACGAGACCCTGGGGCGGACGGTCGCCGTCAAGGAGCTGCGGTTCCCGTCGAACATCGACGAGGAGGAGAAGCGGCGGCTGATCACGCGGACGCTGCGCGAGGCCAAGGCCATCGCGCGGATCCGCAACAACAGCGCCGTGACGGTCTTCGACGTGGTCCAGGAGGACGACCGGCCCTGGATCGTGATGGAGCTCGTCGAGGGCAAGTCGCTCGCCGAGGTCATCCGGGAGGACGGCCTGCTGGAGCCCAGGCGTGCGGCGGAGGTCGGACTCGCGATCCTCGACGTGCTGCGGTCCGCGCACCGCGAGGGCATCCTGCACCGCGACGTGAAGCCGTCGAACGTGCTGATCGCCGAGGACGGCCGGGTCGTGCTCACGGACTTCGGGATCGCCCAGGTCGAGGGCGACCCGTCCATCACCTCGACCGGCATGCTCGTCGGCGCGCCCTCCTACATCTCCCCGGAGCGGGCGCGCGGGCACAAGCCCGGCCCCGCGGCCGACCTGTGGTCGCTCGGCGGGCTGCTGTACGCGGCGGTGGAGGGCGCGCCGCCGTACGACAAGGGGTCGGCCATAGCGACCCTCACGGCGGTGATGACCGAGCCGTTGGAGGAGCCGAAGAACGCCGGCCCGCTGAAGGACGTCATCCACGGCCTGCTCACCAAGGACCCCGCCCAGCGGCTCGACGACGCGGGCGCCCGGGCGATGCTGAACTCGGTCATCCGCGCACCCGAGCCGGCCGAGCCGGAGCCGATGGACGCGACGAAGGTCGTGCCGCTGCCGGCGCAGCCGGACAGGTCCTCGCGCAAGGGGAGTTCGGCGGGTTCCGGGAGCAAGCGCGGCGAGGAGGCCGGGGATCGGCTGCGCGGGGCGCTGCGCTCCGTGCGCAAGGCCGCCGCGGGAACGGCCGGGGCGTCGGCCGCGTCCCGCAGTGAGTCCGAGGGCGGTGCGGCCGCTTCCGGCCCGGAGGGCGGGAAGTCCGGGGCCGGGGAAACAGGTGCCTCCGTGTCGAAGTCGGGTTCGGCGTCGGCCCCGGGGGCGGCTGCCGGGGCCGGTGAGCGGGGTGCGCAGGGGGCGACGACGGCTTCCGGAGGCCGGAGTTCGGGGTGGCCCGTCATGCCGCCGCCGGACCTGCCGCCGCGGCCCGCGCCGCCCAGGGCGCCGCTCACCGACGTCGTGCCGCGGCGGACGCTGGTGATCATCGCGGTGGTCGTGGCGCTCGCCGTGATCGGCACCGTGCTCGCCATCGCGCTCAGCGGAGACGACACGGGCTCGAAGGGCGCCGCCGGCGAGAGCGGCGGCAAGACCGTCGCCACCGCGTCGAGCAGCGCCGGCACCAAGGGCGACGAGAGCGACGGCACGCGCACCGACGGTGCGGCGACACAGCCCGCGCCGTCGAGGCCCGCCTCGAACAGCACGCCCAGCGACCAAGGAAGCGGGTCTTCCGGCGGCGGCAAGGGCACCGCCGCCGTCTCGACGCACCAGGGCAGCCAGGGGTACTCGATCGGACTGCCCAAGGGATGGAAGTACCAGTCCACGGGTGCCGCGGGCGACCGGTTCACCGGGCCCGACGGGCAGAAGCTGCTCATCGCCTGGACGTCCACGCCCAAGGGCGACCCGGTGGCGGACTGGAAGAGCCAGGAGCGCTACATGCAGCGCGCGCAGTACAAGAAGATCCGAATAGAGCAGGTGGACTACCGCGGCTGGAACACGGCCGACTGGGAGTTCACCTACGTGGAGAGCGGCACCAGGTACCGGACCATCGACCGGGGTTTCGTCGTCGACGACCGGCAGGGCTACGCGCTGATGTACACGGCGAAAGCGGCCGACTGGGACGGTGAGCTGCGCAAGGAGACCTGGCGGACGCTGACGAAGACCTTCGAACCCAAGTCCTGA
- a CDS encoding GuaB3 family IMP dehydrogenase-related protein, with product MTEIEIGRGKRGRRAYAFDDIAVVPSRRTRDPKEVSIAWQIDAYRFELPFLAAPMDSVVSPATAIRIGELGGLGVLNLEGLWTRYEDPQPLLDEIAELPADAATRRLQEIYAAPIKEELIGARIKEVRDSGVVTAAALSPQRTAQFSKAVVDAGVDLFVIRGTTVSAEHVSGAHEPLNLKQFIYELDVPVIVGGCATYTAALHLMRTGAAGVLVGFGGGAAHTTRNVLGIQVPMATAVADVAAARRDYMDESGGRYVHVIADGGVGWSGDLPKAIACGADAVMMGSPLARATDGPGKGNHWGMEAVNEELPRGQKVDLGTVGTIEEILTGPSHTPDGSMNLFGALRRAMATTGYSELKEFQRVEVTVADSQHRR from the coding sequence GTGACTGAGATCGAGATCGGGCGCGGCAAGCGCGGCCGCCGGGCGTACGCCTTCGACGACATCGCCGTCGTCCCCAGCCGCCGTACGCGGGACCCGAAGGAGGTCTCGATCGCCTGGCAGATCGACGCCTACCGCTTCGAGCTGCCCTTCCTGGCCGCCCCCATGGACTCGGTCGTCTCCCCGGCCACCGCCATCCGCATCGGCGAGCTCGGCGGCCTGGGCGTGCTGAACCTCGAAGGTCTGTGGACGCGGTACGAGGACCCGCAGCCGCTGCTCGACGAGATCGCCGAGCTGCCCGCCGACGCGGCGACGCGGCGCCTTCAGGAGATCTACGCCGCGCCCATCAAGGAGGAGCTGATCGGCGCGCGGATCAAGGAGGTGCGCGACTCGGGCGTGGTCACGGCCGCGGCGCTCTCCCCGCAGCGCACGGCCCAGTTCTCCAAGGCCGTCGTCGACGCGGGCGTGGACCTCTTCGTCATCCGCGGTACGACGGTCTCGGCGGAGCACGTCTCCGGTGCGCACGAGCCGCTGAACCTGAAGCAGTTCATCTACGAGCTGGACGTCCCGGTGATCGTCGGCGGCTGCGCCACGTACACCGCGGCCCTGCACCTGATGCGCACCGGCGCGGCGGGCGTGCTGGTCGGCTTCGGCGGCGGCGCCGCGCACACCACGCGCAACGTGCTGGGCATCCAGGTCCCGATGGCGACGGCGGTCGCCGACGTGGCCGCGGCCCGCCGCGACTACATGGACGAGTCCGGCGGCCGGTACGTGCACGTGATCGCGGACGGCGGTGTCGGCTGGTCCGGCGACCTGCCCAAGGCGATCGCCTGCGGCGCCGACGCGGTCATGATGGGCTCCCCGCTCGCCCGCGCGACCGACGGCCCGGGCAAGGGCAACCACTGGGGCATGGAGGCCGTGAACGAGGAGCTGCCGCGCGGCCAGAAGGTCGACCTCGGCACGGTCGGCACCATCGAGGAGATCCTCACGGGTCCGTCCCACACCCCGGACGGCTCGATGAACCTCTTCGGCGCGCTGCGGCGGGCGATGGCCACGACCGGGTACAGCGAGCTGAAGGAGTTCCAGCGGGTCGAGGTGACGGTGGCGGACTCGCAGCACCGGCGGTAG
- a CDS encoding serine hydrolase domain-containing protein produces MPPLRALLALPVSVALLGLPPADSSALSVPPTNAVLPLLVTQGRAPAAALLAREGTTTRYAHAGQGIARSDHFRAGSITKTFIATVVLQLAAEHRLSLSDTVEQHLPGLVRGAGNDGRALTLRSLLTHTSGLYDYTADTGGTAPVTPRQAIRIALTHPPAERGRFSYSNTNYVLLGLVVQQVTGHSYATEAERRIITPLGLTGTSFPGSRSSLPSPHGRAYAADGTDVTDLDPRVAGAAGELVTTLADLDRFYSALLGGRLLPPRRLREMLDTRAAHGAYGMGLFPEKLPCGTTVWGHNGHISGSYVRTAATVDGRRVLTFRVNTDAIADPGLEPAVLAAEFCPRTS; encoded by the coding sequence TTGCCGCCCCTTCGGGCCTTGCTGGCCCTGCCTGTGTCCGTCGCCCTCCTCGGCCTGCCTCCGGCCGACTCGTCGGCTCTCTCCGTTCCGCCCACGAACGCGGTGCTCCCGCTGCTGGTGACCCAGGGCAGAGCACCCGCCGCGGCCCTGCTGGCCCGGGAGGGAACCACCACCCGCTACGCCCACGCCGGGCAGGGCATCGCCCGGTCGGACCATTTCCGCGCCGGCAGCATCACGAAGACGTTCATCGCGACGGTCGTGCTGCAACTGGCCGCCGAGCACCGGCTGTCACTGTCCGACACCGTGGAGCAGCACCTGCCGGGCCTGGTGCGGGGAGCGGGCAACGACGGCCGCGCGCTGACCCTGCGTTCCCTGCTCACCCACACCAGCGGCCTGTACGACTACACCGCGGACACCGGCGGAACCGCACCCGTCACGCCCCGTCAGGCCATACGCATCGCACTCACCCACCCCCCGGCGGAACGCGGCCGCTTCTCCTACTCGAACACCAACTACGTCCTGCTCGGCCTGGTCGTCCAGCAGGTCACCGGCCACTCGTACGCCACCGAGGCCGAGCGCCGCATCATCACTCCCCTGGGTCTGACGGGCACCTCCTTCCCCGGATCCCGTTCTTCGCTGCCCTCTCCGCACGGCCGCGCCTACGCCGCCGACGGAACCGACGTCACCGATCTCGACCCGCGGGTGGCCGGCGCCGCGGGCGAGCTGGTGACCACGCTCGCCGATCTGGACCGCTTCTACTCGGCCCTGCTCGGCGGACGGCTGCTGCCCCCGCGCCGGCTGCGCGAGATGCTCGACACCCGTGCCGCACACGGCGCGTACGGCATGGGGCTGTTCCCCGAGAAACTTCCGTGCGGCACCACGGTGTGGGGGCACAACGGGCACATATCCGGCAGCTATGTGCGCACCGCAGCCACCGTCGACGGCCGGCGTGTCCTCACCTTCCGCGTGAACACGGACGCGATCGCAGATCCCGGTCTCGAACCCGCGGTGCTCGCGGCCGAGTTCTGCCCCCGCACCTCGTAG
- the guaB gene encoding IMP dehydrogenase has protein sequence MTANVDGVPDKFATLGLTYDDVLLLPGASEVLPNAVDTSSRISRNVRVNIPLLSAAMDKVTESRMAIAMARQGGVGVLHRNLSVEDQVNQVDLVKRSESGMVTDPITVHPDATLAEADALCAKFRISGVPVTDPAGKLLGIVTNRDMAFETDRTRQVREVMTPMPLVTGKVGISGPDAMELLRRHKIEKLPLVDDAGVLKGLITVKDFVKAEQYPNAAKDAEGRLIVGAAVGASPEALERAQALAEAGVDFLVVDTSHGHNSNALSWMSKIKSSVGVDVIGGNVATRDGAQALIDAGVDGIKVGVGPGSICTTRVVAGIGVPQVTAIYEASLAARPAGVPLIGDGGLQYSGDIGKALAAGADTVMLGSLLAGCEESPGELQFINGKQFKSYRGMGSLGAMQSRGQGRSYSKDRYFQAEVAADDKLVPEGIEGQVPYRGPLANVLHQLVGGLRQTMGYVGAATIGEMETKGRFVRITSAGLKESHPHDIQMTVEAPNYSRK, from the coding sequence ATGACTGCCAACGTCGACGGCGTGCCCGACAAATTCGCGACACTCGGGCTGACCTACGACGACGTGCTGCTGCTGCCGGGTGCATCCGAGGTGCTCCCCAACGCGGTCGACACCTCGTCCCGCATCTCCCGCAACGTCCGGGTGAACATCCCGCTGCTCTCCGCGGCGATGGACAAGGTCACCGAGTCCCGTATGGCGATCGCCATGGCCCGCCAGGGCGGCGTCGGCGTACTGCACCGCAACCTCTCCGTCGAGGACCAGGTCAACCAGGTCGACCTGGTGAAGCGTTCCGAGTCCGGCATGGTCACCGACCCCATCACGGTGCACCCGGACGCGACGCTGGCCGAGGCCGATGCCCTGTGCGCCAAGTTCCGCATCAGCGGCGTCCCGGTCACCGACCCGGCGGGCAAGCTGCTCGGCATCGTCACCAACCGTGACATGGCCTTCGAGACCGACCGCACCCGTCAGGTGCGCGAGGTCATGACCCCGATGCCGCTCGTCACCGGCAAGGTCGGCATCTCCGGGCCGGACGCCATGGAGCTGCTGCGCCGCCACAAGATCGAGAAGCTCCCGCTGGTCGACGACGCGGGCGTCCTCAAGGGCCTCATCACGGTCAAGGACTTCGTCAAGGCCGAGCAGTACCCCAACGCCGCGAAGGACGCCGAGGGCCGCCTGATCGTCGGTGCCGCCGTCGGTGCCAGCCCCGAGGCGCTGGAGCGGGCCCAGGCGCTGGCCGAGGCCGGTGTGGACTTCCTGGTCGTCGACACCTCGCACGGCCACAACAGCAACGCCCTCAGCTGGATGTCGAAGATCAAGTCGAGTGTCGGGGTCGACGTGATCGGCGGCAACGTCGCCACCCGTGACGGCGCGCAGGCGCTGATCGACGCCGGCGTCGACGGCATCAAGGTCGGCGTGGGCCCCGGCTCGATCTGCACCACCCGGGTCGTCGCCGGTATCGGTGTCCCGCAGGTCACGGCCATCTACGAGGCGTCCCTCGCGGCCCGTCCGGCCGGCGTGCCGCTGATCGGCGACGGCGGTCTGCAGTACTCGGGCGACATTGGCAAGGCGCTCGCCGCCGGCGCCGACACCGTCATGCTGGGCAGCCTCCTCGCCGGCTGTGAGGAGTCGCCCGGCGAGCTCCAGTTCATCAACGGCAAGCAGTTCAAGTCCTACCGTGGGATGGGGTCGCTCGGCGCGATGCAGTCCCGGGGCCAGGGCCGGTCGTACTCGAAGGACCGCTACTTCCAGGCCGAGGTGGCCGCGGACGACAAGCTCGTGCCCGAGGGCATCGAGGGGCAGGTGCCCTACCGCGGTCCGCTGGCCAACGTGTTGCACCAGCTCGTCGGCGGTCTGCGCCAGACCATGGGCTACGTGGGTGCCGCCACCATCGGGGAGATGGAGACCAAGGGCCGCTTCGTCCGGATCACCTCGGCGGGCCTCAAGGAGAGCCACCCGCACGACATCCAGATGACGGTCGAGGCGCCGAACTACAGCCGCAAGTAG